Genomic segment of Aquarana catesbeiana isolate 2022-GZ linkage group LG02, ASM4218655v1, whole genome shotgun sequence:
cctcctccctctcctccaggtcctcccagtcctcctccaggtcctcccagtcctcctcctccaggtcctactcctcctcctgccacatctccaactgcacagccacagcccggaaggaagcgtggaaggaagaccagacagtgattgccctgggtccagtctggttggccaaaagatgcagcctcttgtggtaccacagcctggggacacagatgtcatctgctgctatccggatctctgggacttctggaccagactgccctcccttacatatggactcctcaggccaccaattttgatgttgaagaattgatgtctgccgtgggggtcccaggcttcgctaatttctcctgttgatccagtgttgccttcctctttgtttggttctgatcccttaataaaggatttttgttttgaattatactctcctatgtgttttacttcaaaaatgacagtttgtttgtgaggattcaggtacatttcaaatatacaaagtgaaatgaacaagggacaccaacaccaaacaatctccttgagattaaataataaaagatatcaatggtgttggggtaacttgacacacaaaacacacacaaaaatattctggagtaaaaataaaaataacattgaacaaagatcagcctttgaaaaaatccaaacattaaagaaaaaaaaaggctgaaaatccaaaaacaaaaaaaaaaaaaaaataaaactgtcagatgtgacaactaataacaatatattgagggaatcccactaaaaaaacacaaataaaaaagtttgtgagaagtgtgtgtgaatatgagcagcaaaactacttaattcttgtcacattataaagaagaagagagtgcgctgtattaaaccatttttaacattgcagcgtgacgaaagtgctgtatccattacgaacgctaagtttaccagaacgagctgtcccgtgtcggaatttcttctgagcatgcgtggcatttgtgcgtcggaacaggccacacacggtcggaattgacgcgatcggatattgttgtcggaaaattttatctcctgctctccaactttgtgtgtcggaaaatccgatggaaaatgtccgatggcgcccacacatggtcggaatttccgacaacacgctctgatcggacattgtccatcggataatccgaccgtgtgtacggggcataatgctgcgtacacacgatcagacaacaaaaccgtggatttttttccgacggatgttggctcaaacttgtcttgcatacgcatggtcacacaaatgctgtcagaaattctgaacgtcaagaacgcggtgacgtacaagacgtacgacgagccaagaaaaatgaagctcaatagccttctgcttgattccgagcatgcgtggaattttgtgcgtcggaattgggtacacacgctcggaatttccgacaacaagttttgttgtcagaaaatttgagaacatgctctcaaacatttgttgtcggaaattccgacagcaaatgtccgatggagcctacacacggtcggaatttccaacaacaagctcacatcgaacatttgttgttggaaattctgactgtgtgtatgcagcataacactTATCCTAAAAAAACTCCAACACTAACCATAATACTCATAAAGCTCTAGCCCTAACACTAACCATAAGCCTAATAAAACCCCAACACTAACCATGATCCTAATAAAACCCCAACACTAACCATAATCCTAGTAAACCCTAACTCTAATACTAAGCCTAATAAAACTCCAACACTAACCATAATCCTAAGAAATTTCTAACACTAACCATAATACTTATAAAGCTCCATACCCTAACACTAACTATAATCCTAATAAAACCCCAACACTAACCATAATCCTAATAAAGCTCTAACCTTAACACAAACCATAATACTAATAAAGCTCCTAATAACACTCTAGCCTTAACACTTTTTATAACCCCAATATAACCCAAGCCTATGGCTATAGCTATAGCCATAATCCCAACATAATCCCAACCCAGGCAGAAGCAATAATCACCGTATTACTGAGCCCGAACCCTCGCCATAACCCTCCTGTAACCATAgacaatctttttcttttatttcttctccttgcAGGAATTTCACTCGAACACCATGGAGAAGCCAATGTTCATCACCGCCTTACTCCTGCTATGTGTGGCAGCTGTAGACTGCATGTGTCCATTCCCGAGAGAATGTGTTCAAGGGGTTAAAGATTTTCCAGTACCTTGTTGCCCGTTTTTCAATGGCACGCGTTGCGGATCCGGCAATTTCAGGGGGGACTGCCTAATGGTGAAAACCAGCAGAAGTGAGCCTCCACCGGATATGGTAACTGATGAACGctatttattttcttctttcttttttaactGGACTTGCCAATGCAAACCAAACTTCATGGGTCACAACTGCGGTGAATGCATTTTCGGCTGGACTGGGGATAGGTGCAATATACCGTACCCGGTCTACAGAAAGAACATACAGGACTTGAATGACACTGAACGACAAGCATATCTCTCGGCACTTCATTACAGCAAAACCAAAATTGACCCAGATTGTGTCATTCTGAGAACCAGCGACCGTTTCCGCAAGAAGTCCATGGGATTCATGAATGCCTCCTGCTATgatgtggctgctttttctcattacTATGCTACGGTACCTTTCGTTTCTAGAGGCCAGGAAATTTATATAACCAACTATGCTCATGGCAGTACAGCTTTTCTATCCTGGCATCGCCTTTGGTTACTTCATTTTGAGAGGCAAATACAAAAGTGCACAAATAATAAGAACTTTGGACTTGCCTATTGGAAATGGGAGACAGATCCGGGCTGCGCCATCTGTAATAATACATACTTCGGATTCAATAGCTGGGATGGAGGAATCGATAAATATTCTGTCTTCTCTGAATGGCGGGTATGTTGTAGACGAAAAAGGTGTCATGGAGGGCACTTACGGTATTTTCCTGTCCTGTTTTCTGGATCCCTATGGTCAAGGCATATAAATAAACCCTACTAGATGTTCTCTGCAGGACTGTCACGCTTTATCTTTGTCAAGGCTTGGGCAGTTTGTATATAGATATGTACTGACCAGATTGGGGGCCATGCATACATATATTTTGCACTATTTAGTGGTGGTATTAGTTATAATTGATGCTAAAAACACTGGCTGTTAATTTTGAAtgaaatagggaatgtacagcacagtgtactcTTCTCACcaatgctcacctctgcatccccgaACCCCCTTTCACCAATACTTACAGTACCTCTGCACCCTCCCCTGTATCTCTTTTTCACcaatgctcacctctgcatccctgaacccccccaccccccctttcaccAGTGCGTACCTTTGCTCCCCCTGTACACCACTTTCACCAATGCTTACCTTTAtacacccccctgtaccccacctttGTCAATGCTCCCCTCTGCAACCCCTGTACCACTCCTTCACCAATGCTCACTCTGAACCTCTCCCATATGCCCCCTTTACCAATGCTCATGCTACTCTTCTTGTGCCCACATCAATGCTCCTCTCTGCACCCCTCCTTCACAAATGCCCACTCTGCTCCTGTTGTACCCACATCAATGCTCCCTTCTGCACCCCCTGTACCTCTCCTTCACCAATGCTCATTCTGCACCTCCCTGTACCCCTCTTTCACCATTTCTCATTCTGAACCCCACTGTACCACTATTTCACCAATGCTCACTCTGTTCCCCTTGTTCCCCTCCTTCACCAATGCTTACTCTGCACTTCCCTGTACCCCTCCTTCACCATTGCTCACACTGATCCCCTTGCACCCCTTATTCACCAGTGATTACACTGCTCCCGTTGTACCCTACCTTCGCCAGTGCTCACTCTGTTCCCCTTGTAGACCTCCTTCACCAATGCTCACTCTGCACTCCTTTGTACCCCTCCCTTACCAATGGTCATGCTGCACCCCCTGTACCCCTTTGTCACCAATGCGCTGCTCGCCTCCTTCACCACTGTACTGCACCTGATATGATGTGAGGGCAGCACTCTGgttcctgccagtgtcagtacatatACCTGTAGGCGGTGCTGGAACCAAATGGCTCTAAAACTTAACACTTATCATCTCAAGAGCTATACTAAGGCTTGACAAGGGGCTCacggctcttgagaggagtactgaggcagagtGTTTTTATTGAAAGCAATGTACAGAACCCTGCAGGCCCCTCTCACTAGCCATGATCTTCTGCATTGCAGAGAGAAACATTGCATAGAGAAGCGCAGAGATCCAGGGGTGGGGGCTTAAACTTTTGGGGgagggtgtaactttttttttagcacagaggACCAAAAGTCCCCTATGTGGTAATTTTTGGTTGTGATGCTATCTCTTTAACAAGACTTTTAGTCCCCTGATGTGTCACCTGTGCCCCATTGAAGCTAATGGAAGAGATTGGGTGGCTG
This window contains:
- the LOC141126768 gene encoding tyrosinase-like; amino-acid sequence: MEKPMFITALLLLCVAAVDCMCPFPRECVQGVKDFPVPCCPFFNGTRCGSGNFRGDCLMVKTSRSEPPPDMVTDERYLFSSFFFNWTCQCKPNFMGHNCGECIFGWTGDRCNIPYPVYRKNIQDLNDTERQAYLSALHYSKTKIDPDCVILRTSDRFRKKSMGFMNASCYDVAAFSHYYATVPFVSRGQEIYITNYAHGSTAFLSWHRLWLLHFERQIQKCTNNKNFGLAYWKWETDPGCAICNNTYFGFNSWDGGIDKYSVFSEWRTICAVTYPNTVCLMDDCVCERPRLTRSAGLSSFVKATLADVYRCKNMTSVDMEPFNTSAGGYRNCIEGLHNGIHIYLGGTMSQVVISANDPCFASHHANVDRITDEYYVQYGITPASYPTTNTIYGHTATSCITPFNGCWRNRDMMRSGTYFGTVYV